The following coding sequences are from one Arachis hypogaea cultivar Tifrunner chromosome 7, arahy.Tifrunner.gnm2.J5K5, whole genome shotgun sequence window:
- the LOC112702689 gene encoding uncharacterized protein isoform X4, translating into MTNKLQGEPKDAQRSNKGERGVFRSIKVYPLEPNDKRLNYEPPTDLLSKLSLVSEVKKPAKLPSKLKLKLKHGGSAANMVSTAPVSFSASFPPINFFQDFCQRFSIFYHKREIS; encoded by the exons ATGACTAACAAACTCCAAGGAGAGCCTAAGGATGCG CAACGATCGAACAAAGGTGAAAGAGGTGTCTTCCGAAGTATCAAAGTATATCCACTG GAACCAAATGACAAGAGACTTAATTATGAACCACCTACAGATTTACTTAGCAAG CTGTCCCTGGTTTCTGAAGTGAAAAAACCTGCAAAACTGCCATCTAAG TTGAAGTTGAAGCTGAAGCATGGAGGGTCTGCGGCAAATATGGTGTCAACAGCACCGGTCTCTTTCTCAGCTTCTTTTCCTCCGATCAATTTCTTCCAAGATTTTTGTCAAAG GTTTAGCATTTTCTACCACAAAAGAGAAATTAGCTGA
- the LOC112702689 gene encoding uncharacterized protein isoform X2 → MTNKLQGEPKDAQRSNKGERGVFRSIKVYPLEPNDKRLNYEPPTDLLSKLSLVSEVKKPAKLPSKLTSLPFFSAAAYSLFCLTAASSSPLCRLLSTVEVEAEAWRVCGKYGVNSTGLFLSFFSSDQFLPRFLSKV, encoded by the exons ATGACTAACAAACTCCAAGGAGAGCCTAAGGATGCG CAACGATCGAACAAAGGTGAAAGAGGTGTCTTCCGAAGTATCAAAGTATATCCACTG GAACCAAATGACAAGAGACTTAATTATGAACCACCTACAGATTTACTTAGCAAG CTGTCCCTGGTTTCTGAAGTGAAAAAACCTGCAAAACTGCCATCTAAG CTGACCTCGCTTCCCTTCTTCTCCGCGGCGGCCTACTCTCTTTTCTGCTTAACAGCTGCCTCCTCTTCTCCCCTCTGCCGCCTCCTCTCCACCG TTGAAGTTGAAGCTGAAGCATGGAGGGTCTGCGGCAAATATGGTGTCAACAGCACCGGTCTCTTTCTCAGCTTCTTTTCCTCCGATCAATTTCTTCCAAGATTTTTGTCAAAG GTTTAG
- the LOC112702689 gene encoding uncharacterized protein isoform X3 translates to MTNKLQGEPKDAQRSNKGERGVFRSIKVYPLEPNDKRLNYEPPTDLLSKLSLVSEVKKPAKLPSKLKLKLKHGGSAANMVSTAPVSFSASFPPINFFQDFCQRARLVIPAIGFSIGFKWIDSTLGVYT, encoded by the exons ATGACTAACAAACTCCAAGGAGAGCCTAAGGATGCG CAACGATCGAACAAAGGTGAAAGAGGTGTCTTCCGAAGTATCAAAGTATATCCACTG GAACCAAATGACAAGAGACTTAATTATGAACCACCTACAGATTTACTTAGCAAG CTGTCCCTGGTTTCTGAAGTGAAAAAACCTGCAAAACTGCCATCTAAG TTGAAGTTGAAGCTGAAGCATGGAGGGTCTGCGGCAAATATGGTGTCAACAGCACCGGTCTCTTTCTCAGCTTCTTTTCCTCCGATCAATTTCTTCCAAGATTTTTGTCAAAG AGCACGGCTGGTTATTCCTGCTATTGGTTTTAGCATTGGATTCAAATGGATTGATTCAACATTGGGGGTTTATACTTAA
- the LOC112702689 gene encoding uncharacterized protein isoform X1 yields MTNKLQGEPKDAQRSNKGERGVFRSIKVYPLEPNDKRLNYEPPTDLLSKLSLVSEVKKPAKLPSKLTSLPFFSAAAYSLFCLTAASSSPLCRLLSTVEVEAEAWRVCGKYGVNSTGLFLSFFSSDQFLPRFLSKSTAGYSCYWF; encoded by the exons ATGACTAACAAACTCCAAGGAGAGCCTAAGGATGCG CAACGATCGAACAAAGGTGAAAGAGGTGTCTTCCGAAGTATCAAAGTATATCCACTG GAACCAAATGACAAGAGACTTAATTATGAACCACCTACAGATTTACTTAGCAAG CTGTCCCTGGTTTCTGAAGTGAAAAAACCTGCAAAACTGCCATCTAAG CTGACCTCGCTTCCCTTCTTCTCCGCGGCGGCCTACTCTCTTTTCTGCTTAACAGCTGCCTCCTCTTCTCCCCTCTGCCGCCTCCTCTCCACCG TTGAAGTTGAAGCTGAAGCATGGAGGGTCTGCGGCAAATATGGTGTCAACAGCACCGGTCTCTTTCTCAGCTTCTTTTCCTCCGATCAATTTCTTCCAAGATTTTTGTCAAAG AGCACGGCTGGTTATTCCTGCTATTGGTTTTAG